A portion of the Esox lucius isolate fEsoLuc1 chromosome 20, fEsoLuc1.pri, whole genome shotgun sequence genome contains these proteins:
- the rusc1 gene encoding uncharacterized protein rusc1 isoform X1 — MHSTSRTTIPPSKPRRFDPSRRTISAVEPKPQGPAYRREDKNMNTVSSSSPRCASKATPESSRTRVGMQPRTPLGQSRLGLQRNTALLSKTKPKPKIVRAGAAAVSNRALPPLPPPPLPHLDPNCNEPSLPCLCCDGHSPQDNNSLFNHNHNNNNTISIRQQLKLQPPPPPPPLPQKQEVTRAKGQAKPCQLKSQAKVLPPACPANALELGKGEEEQENADVNENTNVVMDNKIKKQDELDNNKDRDEEGRNLEDVEDEEDEEEGEDDDDDEDEDDDDTLVPSCCDCPPSLLDLSLTSSTSSSSTSISSCSDLETDCADLSLSVCSSAHEGKADLSVSPERSLAHIPERYPPSRSPPSPPSLPLNPKSSSASSYPSSPPTACSPDEGYPSAPASPSSDYLGVRGQSGLGSEVAKLGLLDFLESVGEFGKMERFSQIIQVARWDLDGDPQGDLLRDRLDHLDRLESVNRQVKLAHIARLHEKGLDLGDLGEEDLSDVLDEMGNVDMSWRLYKGRSLGESQEFSDAGVDLTAPSDCDEPLASESETSSPIEPPPRPPKPPVRHASVNSDLHTYINISRDITPSVSVCTSPSASPTFYTFRCEKALPPSPPSLPPPPLCKPIPYFTLYKSPPLPFSRPLSTPPIPPPRKKHLARKEAQRLAALQSGREKTPLSLPPPTSCPPPLPPPPTISISSSTSPPAIPPPPSLPPPPSFHALDDEIRKLLVLAGLTQAELLKLSPELGVCVGGLQEEGEGETHHNSRPEQTQDVGMRKKEEMAKEQYDIDGLAVDGWRDGGGRLGQERDGDMKRFRGVEEDEEEREESRDVFRTTSFFKMARSRKKNSGFGASVSLASDIYYSTDINPAKSVSFETFKYDRALSETPPPPPPRPLPPVPPTLPPPQVCTLPANSLRPERFDWLMAFSPDSETPLLPPPLEPRKSNKETLKKSTSGSASSSGSTSGSGSKVMTFKELRNRSKNSSPTYQLITEPDPDPTVITPDPDILYNLKWRREKTDGDGVQWEYTSQAKAAFLQQPPLTTLAAFREMFQKAENATGQPELNPPQRIGCSASEGNLWGIDGQGKEEGEKRKEVLEEEEEQVEVRGTADGGRTWESRTTVSSPPLSLAQSQPSSFFLHSSLPPYRPGYCGAHTRPASGTQAHSRIETQPTDLGPNPYTTQSTGTNPYTTQSTGTNPYTTQSTGTNPYTTQPTDTRSYPYTTQSTGTNPYTTQSTGTNPYTTQSTGTNPYTTQPIGTNPYTTQPTDTRSYPYTTQPIGTNPYTTQPTDTRSYPYTTQSTGTNPYTTQPTDTRIYPYTTQSTGTNPYTTQPTGTNPYTTQPTGTNPYTTQPTGTNPYTTQPTGTNPCTTQSYNPFMTQDTHTDPNKDSHGIDSKCDSRCHYSDYFKKDRGLSSAHRFGSNYDRNVDSLYRYVNDSKTKDDAEYVFGSNSITNFDSLYNSDSGTEKETHAHTNSLKLVSSDLHTPVCTTPYKNVDAMMMAYAGTHSVRSASHVDTHTISDTQPDVDSLYYPSSGPHMSASPHQDRTFKDLPPLPNWFLYHPKNCPLHRGDPPRLSPVGALDPPCRSGAPPPGMDVSRLSSPLFPRSRTLPALAAPLYYPFLYPPAPPRDTPEPPTFFQAPPLPPVLTVRSISFAGSVKKGGTSWMGDDVKVPLRGLGLSSLQEKRALVNSVSVAVEAILAQFSTSRTLVQKALSGDSSVNPSLGRLVLQCLCPALQGLLSDGLKPHQSDVISGRRPNSAWGLVQASTRPGRISGAPYKGPSTQALYSLQARVGVLPQLRQSKHRFNAFLFGLLNIKLLDFWLSHLQSCSDVLATFYQPSSFMRLSLTSCQPLFEELLLLLQPLSLLTFNLDLLFQHHHLEPANHSPEIPSPPNQDLGFRLSPRGSTSQGRGSSYLQSLSELHVGNAKSETESCKASPLPLVKPEAERLVESRNPPTHGAESGKVSGIAETSPQLMWLQEKEIREIAPPNVEEDCLSQQAGKVIQQGWGAVVRWGEKLGQNLAELSLPGPQNQVGTSRDPTEPQASTQTSSYPSWVDGALTVPWGLGRLFGASNNTTVPTLPTRRPSQWLSPGVSALTRLVSSSSTANHRRSLEPRQVEEVVEREVEGDAEETCDNPKPLRSVKTLCDYSGTGAELSFQKGEELLVLGGVDHDWIRCRQGDREGLVPIGYASLIM, encoded by the exons ATGCACTCTACTAGCCGAACCACCATCCCTCCCTCAAAGCCTCGCCGCTTTGACCCAAGCCGGCGTACAATATCCGCAGTGGAACCAAAGCCACAAGGCCCTGCGTACCGGAGGGAGGACAAAAACATGAACACcgtttcctcttcctctcctcggTGTGCCAGCAAAGCGACCCCAGAGTCTTCCAGGACCAGGGTGGGCATGCAGCCTCGTACACCTTTGGGTCAGTCCAGACTGGGCTTGCAGAGAAACACGGCTCTCCTTTCTAAGACCAAACCCAAACCCAAGATTGTCCGAGCAGGAGCAGCAGCGGTGTCCAACCGCGcacttcctcctcttcctcctcctcctcttccccatCTGGACCCCAACTGTAATGAGCCCAGTCTGCCCTGCCTGTGTTGTGACGGCCATTCTCCACAGGACAATAACAGCCTGTTCAaccacaaccacaacaacaacaataccATCTCCATCCGGCAGCAGCTGAAGCTCcagccccctcccccaccacccccacttCCCCAGAAACAGGAGGTCACCCGGGCCAAGGGTCAGGCCAAGCCCTGTCAGCTCAAGTCCCAGGCTAAGGTCCTGCCACCAGCCTGCCCCGCCAACGCCCTGGAGCtggggaaaggagaggaagagcaggagaATGCAGATGTGAACGAGAACACAAACGTGGTGATGGACAACAAGATAAAAAAGCAGGACGAATTGGATAACAACAAAGACAGAGATGAGGAGGGGAGAAACTTAGAGGATGTTGAAgacgaggaggatgaggaggagggagaagatgACGATGATGACGAGGATGAAGACGATGATGACACTTTGGTCCCATCGTGCTGTGactgccccccctccctcctggatctctccctcacctcctccacctcctcatctTCCACTTCCATCAGCTCCTGCTCCGACCTGGAGACGGACTGCGCAGATCTCTCCCTGTCCGTCTGCTCCTCTGCCCATGAGGGGAAGGCTGATCTGTCAGTGTCCCCGGAGCGCTCTCTCGCTCACATTCCTGAACGCTATCCACCGTCTCgctcacccccctcccccccctccctgccCCTCAACCCCAAATCTTCTTCGGCCTCTAGCTACCCTTCCTCCCCACCCACTGCCTGCTCCCCAGACGAAGGCTACCCCTCTGCTCCTGCCTCCCCTTCCTCAGACTATTTGGGGGTCAGAGGCCAGAGTGGTTTAGGGTCAGAGGTTGCTAAATTAGGCCTCCTGGACTTCCTGGAGTCAGTTGGCGAGTTTGGCAAGATGGAGCGCTTTAGCCAGATAATACAGGTGGCCCGCTGGGATCTGGATGGGGATCCTCAAGGGGATCTACTGAGGGATCGACTGGACCACCTGGACCGACTGGAGAGCGTCAACAGGCAGGTGAAACTGGCTCACATTGCCAGGCTCCATGAGAAGGGGCTGGATCTTGGAGATTTAGGAGAGGAGGACCTCTCGGATGTTCTAGATGAGATGGGGAATGTGGACATGTCCTGGAGGCTTTATAAAGGCCGGTCTTTAGGAGAGTCCCAGGAGTTCTCCGACGCCGGGGTGGACCTGACGGCTCCTTCAGACTGTGATGAGCCCCTAGCCTCAGAATCTGAGACGTCTTCACCCATAGAGCCCCCTCCAAGACCCCCCAAACCGCCAGTCCGCCATGCCAGCGTGAACTCTGACCTCCACACCTACATCAAcatcagccgtgacatcacccCCTCGGTCTCTGTCTGCACCTCTCCATCCGCATCTCCAACTTTCTACACCTTCAGGTGTGAGAAggccctccctccttctccaccctccctcccacctcctcctctctgtaagcccATCCCTTACTTCACACTCTACaagtctccccctctccctttctcccgaCCCCTTTCAACTCCCCCGATCCCTCCTCCCCGGAAGAAACACCTAGCCCGTAAAGAGGCCCAGCGTCTCGCTGCCCTCCAATCAGGACGTGAGAAGACACCCCTATCCCTTCCACCTCCAACCTCctgccctcctcctctcccgcCTCCTCCAACTATTTCCATATCCTCCTCGACGTCCCCCCCGGCCATACCTCCCCCGCCCTCTCTTCCCCCGCCTCCCTCCTTCCATGCATTGGATGATGAGATCCGCAAGCTACTGGTGCTCGCAGGACTGACCCAGGCTGAGCTCCTCAAACTCAGCCCAGAGTTGGGGGTCTGTGTAGGGGGACtgcaggaggagggagagggggagacccACCACAACTCCAGGCCTGAACAAACACAGGATGTAGGGATGAGAAAAAAGGAGGAAATGGCTAAGGAGCAGTATGATATAGATGGGTTGGCCGTTGacgggtggagagatggaggagggaggttaGGGCAGGAGAGGGACGGAGACATGAAGAGATTCAGAGGggtagaggaggatgaggaagagagagaggagagccgAGATGTATTTAGAACAACATCGTTCTTTAAGATGGCTAGGAGCAGGAAGAAAAACAGTGGTTTTGGGGCTAGCGTTAGCCTAGCATCCGACATCTACTACAGCACTGACATCAACCCTGCTAAAAGTGTTAGCTTTGAGACTTTCAAATACGACCGTGCCCTCTCAGaaacccctcccccccctcccccacgtCCTTTACCACCTGTCCCCCctaccctgccccccccccaggtctGCACACTTCCCGCCAACTCCTTACGCCCTGAGCGATTTGATTGGCTTATGGCTTTCTCTCCTGATAGTGAAACCCCGCTTCTACCCCCCCCTCTTGAACCTAGAAAATCCAACAAAGAAACCTTGAAGAAATCTACTTCAGGGTCAGCGTCATCATCTGGGTCAACCTCAGGGTCAGGGTCAAAGGTAATGACCTTCAAGGAACTGCGTAACCGTAGCAAAAACAGCTCCCCGACCTACCAGTTAATTACAGAACCAGATCCAGACCCCACGGTTATCACTCCCGACCCTGACATCCTCTATAACCTCAaatggaggagggagaagacagACGGTGACGGGGTCCAGTGGGAGTACACCTCCCAGGCCAAGGCCGCCTTCCTCCAACAACCTCCCCTCACCACATTGGCTGCATTTAGGGAGATGTTCCAGAAAGCGGAGAATGCGACTGGACAACCTGAACTTAACCCCCCGCAGCGGATTGGGTGCTCAGCCAGTGAAGGGAACCTGTGGGGGATTGATGGACAAggaaaagaggagggagagaaaaggaaagaggtgctggaagaagaggaagagcagGTGGAGGTGAGAGGAACTGCTGATGGAGGAAGAACCTGGGAGTCCAGAACTACAG TGTcttccccccccctctccctggcCCAGTCCCAGCCCTCCTCCTTTTTCCTCCATTCGTCCCTCCCTCCTTACCGCCCAGGGTACTGTGGTGCTCATACTAGGCCAGCCTCCGGAACCCAAGCCCACAGCCGCATTGAAACTCAGCCCACAGACCTCGGACCTAACCCCTACACCACCCAGTCCACAGGAACTAACCCCTACACCACCCAGTCCACAGGAACTAACCCCTACACCACCCAGTCCACAGGAACTAACCCCTACACCACCCAGCCCACAGACACAAGATCTTACCCCTACACCACCCAGTCCACAGGAACTAACCCCTACACCACCCAGTCCACAGGAACTAACCCCTACACCACCCAGTCCACAGGAACTAACCCCTACACCACCCAGCCCATAGGAACTAACCCCTACACCACCCAGCCCACAGACACAAGATCTTACCCCTACACCACCCAGCCCATAGGAACTAACCCCTACACCACCCAGCCCACAGACACAAGATCTTACCCCTACACCACCCAGTCCACAGGAACTAACCCCTACACCACCCAGCCCACAGACACAAGAATTTACCCCTACACCACCCAGTCCACAGGAACTAACCCCTACACCACCCAGCCCACAGGAACTAACCCCTACACCACCCAACCCACAGGAACTAACCCTTACACCACCCAGCCCACAGGAACTAACCCTTACACCACCCAGCCCACAGGAACTAACCCTTGTACAACCCAGTCCTATAACCCCTTTATGACACAGGACACTCACACAGATCCAAATAAAGACAGCCATGGAATTGATTCTAAGTGTGATTCCAGATGTCACTATAGTGACTATTTTAAGAAGGATCGAGGCCTAAGCTCTGCACATCGTTTTGGAAGCAACTATGACAGAAACGTCGATAGTTTGTATCGCTATGTGAATGACTCCAAGACTAAAGACGATGCAGAATATGTCTTTGGCTCTAACTCCATCACTAACTTTGACTCTCTCTACAACTCTGACTCTGGCACTGAGAAAGAGACTCATGCACACACCAACTCACTCAAACTGGTCAGCAGCGATTTACACACTCCAGTCTGCACCACTCCATATAAAAACGTTGATGCCATGATGATGGCATACGCCGGCACACACAGCGTCCGTTCTGCCAGCcacgtggacacacacacgATCTCCGACACACAACCTGACGTCGACTCACTGTACTACCCTAGCTCGGGTCCGCACATGTCCGCCTCCCCTCACCAGGACAGAACGTTCAAagacctccctcctctccccaacTGGTTCCTTTACCACCCCAAAAACTGCCCCCTCCACAGGGGAGATCCGCCCCGCCTCTCCCCTGTCGGTGCTCTCGACCCCCCCTGTCGTTCAGGGGCACCACCTCCAGGCATGGATGTGTCCCGCCTCAGCTCGCCCCTCTTCCCCCGCTCTCGCACCCTCCCCGCCCTGGCCGCACCCCTCTATTACCCCTTTCTCtacccccctgccccccccagGGACACCCCAGAACCCCCAACTTTCTTCCAGGCTCCGCCGCTGCCGCCCGTGCTGA CAGTTCGCAGCATTTCATTCGCTGGCTCTGTAAAGAAGGGCGGGACATCCTGGATGGGCGATGATGTGAAGGTACCTCTGAGAGGTCTAGGACTGTCCTCTCTGCAAGAAAAAAGAG CTCTCGTCAATTCAGTGAGTGTGGCCGTGGAGGCCATTTTGGCTCAGTTTAGCACCTCACGAACCCTGGTGCAGAAG GCTCTGTCAGGAGACAGCAGTGTCAATCCTTCTCTGGGTCGGCTGGTGCTGCAGTGCCTGTGCCCCGCCCTGCAGGGCTTGCTGTCTGATGGCCTCAAGCCCCATCAGAGTGACGTGATCTCAGGCAGGAGGCCAAACTCTGCCTGGGGACTGGTACAGGCCTCCACCAGGCCAGGTAGGATCTCTGGAGCACCGTACAAAG GGCCCAGTACTCAGGCCCTGTACAGCCTGCAGGCTAGGGTAGGTGTGCTACCCCAGCTCAGGCAGAGCAAACACAGGTTCAATGCCTTCCTCTTTGGCCTCCTCAA CATCAAGCTTCTGGATTTCTGGCTGTCCCACCTCCAGTCATGCAGTG ATGTGTTGGCGACGTTTTACCAGCCCTCCTCCTTCATGCGCTTGTCACTGACTTCCTGCCAGCCTCTGTTTGAGGagctcctcctcctgctgcagcCACTCAGTCTTTTGACCTTTAACCTCGACCTACTCTTCCAGCATCACCACCTCGAGCCAGCCAATCATAGCCCTGAGATACCCAGCCCACCCAATCAGGATCTGGGATTCAGGCTCTCGCCCCGAGGGTCCACCTCCCAAGGCAGGGGCAGTAGCTACCTCCAGAGCCTATCAGAGCTGCACGTTGGAAACGCCAAATCCGAGACCGAGAGCTGTAAGGCCAGCCCACTGCCCCTTGTAAAACCGGAAGCTGAAAGGTTGGTGGAGTCGCGGAATCCACCAACTCATGGCGCAGAGTCTGGGAAGGTGTCTGGTATTGCAGAGACAAGTCCTCAGCTGATGTGGCTTCAGGAGAAAGAGATTAGGGAGATTGCGCCTCCTAATGTTGAGGAGGACTGTCTATCCCAACAAGCAGGAAAG GTGATTCAGCAGGGCTGGGGTGCTGTGGTACGCTGGGGGGAAAAGCTCGGACAGAACTTGGCTGAACTTAGCCTGCCTGGACCCCAGAACCAGGTGGGGACATCCAGGGATCCCACAGAACCACAGGCCAGTACCCAGACCAGCAGTTACCCTTCCTGGGTAGATGGAGCATTAACAGTCCCCTGGGGTCTGGGACGGCTATTTGGAGCTTCTAATAACACCACAGTACCCACACTTCCAACCAG GCGTCCATCTCAGTGGTTGTCTCCAGGGGTGTCTGCTCTGACCCGGTTGGTGAGCAGCAGTTCCACTGCTAACCATAGGAGGTCGCTAGAGCCCCGGCAGGTAGAAGAAGTGGTGGAgcgagaggtggagggagacgCGGAGGAGACATGCGACAACCCAAAACCCCTTAG GTCGGTCAAAACACTATGCGACTACTCTGGCACAGGGGCAGAGTTAAGCTTCCAGAAAGGGGAGGAGTTATTGGTTTTAGGGGGTGTCGATCACGACTGGATTCGCTGTCgtcagggagacagagaggggctTGTGCCCATTGGCTATGCCTCTCTGATCATGTGA